A genomic stretch from Barnesiella intestinihominis YIT 11860 includes:
- a CDS encoding methylcobamide--CoM methyltransferase, with the protein MKLNLNRNKRYAIPIMTHPGIELIEKTVKAAVTDGQTHADAIIALSENTPSDAATVIMDLTVEAEAFGAKLHFSENDVPSVAERLLHDRNEVENLRIPDTDTARIPEYLKANRLAAERINDRPVFAGCIGPYSLAGRLYDMSEMMMAIYVEPDLAKILLSKCSEFILKYIRALKETGVDGIIMAEPAAGLLSNDDATIFSTNYIKPIVEAVQDENFLFVLHNCGNTGHCTQSMIDSGARALHFGNQCDIVSALQQVPSDRIVMGNLDPVGIFKSSSPKQVYDETERLLHVTTDFDNFIISTGCDVPPGVSLENINAFYQAVEIFRNRH; encoded by the coding sequence ATGAAACTCAATCTCAATCGGAATAAACGATATGCTATACCCATTATGACACACCCGGGAATCGAGCTCATCGAGAAAACTGTAAAAGCCGCCGTTACCGACGGCCAGACACATGCCGACGCCATTATCGCCTTGTCAGAAAATACTCCTTCCGATGCGGCGACAGTCATCATGGACCTTACCGTCGAAGCCGAAGCTTTCGGGGCAAAACTTCATTTCTCCGAAAACGATGTTCCCAGTGTTGCCGAAAGGTTGCTTCACGACAGGAACGAAGTGGAAAATCTCCGCATTCCCGATACCGATACCGCCCGTATTCCCGAATATCTGAAAGCAAACAGACTTGCGGCAGAACGAATCAATGACCGCCCGGTCTTTGCAGGTTGTATCGGACCTTATTCTTTGGCAGGTCGACTTTACGATATGTCAGAAATGATGATGGCTATTTACGTCGAACCCGATTTAGCAAAAATACTACTCTCAAAATGTTCAGAATTTATTCTCAAATACATTCGAGCTCTGAAAGAAACAGGAGTCGATGGTATCATCATGGCCGAGCCTGCCGCCGGGTTACTCAGCAACGACGATGCCACAATATTCTCGACTAATTATATAAAACCGATCGTCGAGGCCGTACAAGATGAAAACTTCCTTTTCGTATTGCACAACTGCGGAAACACAGGGCACTGTACGCAATCCATGATCGACTCAGGAGCAAGGGCTCTCCACTTCGGTAATCAATGCGACATCGTCTCCGCCCTTCAACAAGTACCGTCCGATCGCATTGTTATGGGGAATCTTGATCCAGTCGGTATTTTCAAATCGTCATCTCCGAAACAAGTCTACGACGAAACGGAGAGACTGCTGCATGTTACTACCGATTTCGACAACTTTATTATCTCAACGGGTTGCGATGTTCCTCCGGGTGTCTCCCTCGAAAACATAAATGCATTTTATCAAGCTGTCGAGATTTTTCGTAACCGACATTAA
- a CDS encoding RagB/SusD family nutrient uptake outer membrane protein — translation MKLRWRILYILLGSLFLLPSCTDEDLDTTMYGGREDTEFYNNLEEINQALTACYFYMKDSWNDMSLELMFINDCASDDCEKGGSGLTDKRNIYQLETFNIFTTNSKVSQFWNMAYRAIYQINTLLDKSEIFRLENTDLTEDDKTLLTRYENEARWLRGVWYFNLAYLWGDVPLFLHAEQPADIYKPRTPVAQIWEQVIADFTAATALPKRSEYSEEDTGRVTSGAAYAMLGRTYWYNRDFENVYKMLYVLVEGEQKGEYELDPDFATQWLNPNSNLRESIFEIQYVTNGKNWDESTGWNGVWFIPSSDGGYGFHLPTQHLLDAFDPEDPRITWTFVRQGDQFVGNDFVTGDANYPSRFFDRKHFVPMSETLNAASPVYPQDVEMTVYVIRYADVLLMYAEACLEKGDIVGARKYLNQVRKRARESSPLDAKRVIQKYVPDTKPTSLPDITSDNVAEVRLAIWNERRFEFACEGIRRMDLMQQERYGEIMTAVYSNGYATEDVDKGRYYTKERELFPIPQNDIDLSRGALVQNPGY, via the coding sequence ATGAAACTAAGGTGGAGAATACTATATATATTGTTAGGCTCGTTGTTCCTTCTTCCTTCATGTACAGATGAGGATTTGGATACGACTATGTACGGAGGTCGAGAAGACACGGAATTTTACAATAATCTCGAAGAGATCAATCAAGCATTGACGGCCTGCTATTTCTATATGAAGGATAGTTGGAACGATATGAGCTTGGAGTTGATGTTTATCAACGATTGTGCATCCGATGATTGCGAGAAGGGTGGCAGTGGCCTTACCGATAAGAGGAATATTTATCAGTTGGAAACATTCAATATATTTACGACGAACAGTAAAGTGAGCCAGTTTTGGAACATGGCGTATAGAGCTATTTACCAAATAAATACATTGTTGGACAAGAGCGAAATATTTCGTTTGGAGAATACTGATTTAACGGAAGACGATAAGACATTGCTTACGCGTTATGAAAATGAGGCTCGTTGGTTACGAGGCGTGTGGTATTTTAATCTGGCTTATTTGTGGGGTGATGTTCCTTTGTTTTTGCATGCCGAACAGCCTGCGGATATATATAAACCCCGGACACCGGTAGCCCAGATTTGGGAACAGGTTATAGCCGATTTTACTGCGGCTACGGCTTTGCCGAAACGGAGCGAGTATTCCGAGGAAGACACCGGGCGCGTTACGAGCGGCGCGGCTTATGCCATGTTGGGTAGGACATACTGGTATAATCGTGATTTTGAGAATGTTTATAAAATGCTCTATGTCCTGGTTGAAGGCGAGCAAAAAGGAGAATATGAATTGGATCCAGATTTTGCGACTCAATGGTTGAACCCAAATTCCAATTTGAGAGAGTCGATTTTTGAGATACAATATGTCACCAATGGAAAGAATTGGGATGAATCGACGGGGTGGAACGGAGTTTGGTTTATTCCCAGTAGCGATGGCGGTTATGGGTTTCATTTACCGACTCAACATTTGTTGGATGCTTTTGACCCGGAGGATCCGCGAATTACTTGGACATTTGTTCGTCAAGGCGACCAATTCGTCGGGAATGATTTTGTGACAGGAGATGCGAATTATCCCAGTCGTTTCTTTGACCGTAAACATTTTGTCCCCATGAGCGAGACTTTAAATGCGGCGTCTCCGGTCTATCCACAAGATGTAGAAATGACAGTTTATGTCATTCGTTATGCCGATGTTTTGTTGATGTATGCCGAGGCTTGTTTGGAAAAAGGTGATATCGTGGGTGCTAGAAAGTATTTGAATCAAGTGAGAAAACGAGCTCGCGAATCCAGTCCGTTGGATGCGAAACGAGTCATTCAAAAGTATGTGCCCGACACAAAGCCGACATCGTTACCGGACATAACTTCCGATAATGTGGCGGAAGTGCGATTGGCTATTTGGAACGAGCGTCGCTTTGAGTTCGCTTGTGAGGGAATCCGCCGTATGGATTTGATGCAACAGGAACGTTATGGAGAAATTATGACGGCTGTATATAGTAACGGCTATGCGACAGAAGATGTCGATAAGGGACGTTATTATACAAAGGAAAGAGAACTTTTCCCCATTCCTCAAAATGATATAGATTTAAGCCGAGGTGCATTGGTTCAAAATCCCGGATATTAA